The Thermobispora bispora DSM 43833 genome window below encodes:
- the yicI gene encoding alpha-xylosidase: MPYRPPLIAREYFVADPPELPVREHGEEGLSALTRAEVITSDGSGVTLKGGTSAGETLVVRLSVAGEGVIRVRLAEDPDARTRSARAITMVTPGGYGAAVVTADAERVVLDAGSLRAEVRLNPWNVRFTDPAGRTLVEQDPGRKDISGRLRTLPFGRSLVDGVPVAYHETFVAPADEAFCGFGESFTPLDKRGQRPLMWNFDAFGAESQRAYKNVPFYLSSRGYGILVDSGLPVEFDVCQSTHSAVQIIVPDDLIDYYVIAGPAPADVLRRFGELTGKPVLPPKWAFGTWISSGFLPDSQERVLERARKIREKGIPCDVLHLDTYWQTEGHWSDLRWDPERFPDPVGMLARLKEQGFRVCLWMNPYISHLSPLFQEAAAKGYFLRRPDGEVYVADCWHGSHPPCGIIDFTNPAAVEWFKGLLRERLREGVSVFKTDFAEGVPADAVAHNGMTGTDLHNVYTLLFNDVVAEVTRELAGHGMVWARSSYLGGQRHPAQWSGDVDAVYPAMGSTIRGGLSHGLSGIPFWSHDVGGFTGTPTPDLYVRWAQFGALSPLVRFHGTTSREPWEFPPEAERAAIEAIRLRYRLMPYIYSAAVTAAETGTPMMRALCVDFPDDPVAWRADLEYLLGTDLLVAPMISADGTRKVYLPAGVWVDYWTAEPITGGRYITVSPPLDRCPLFVRHGALIPVTEPRDTVADDPPITIVVFGLPERESRTTIRDLDGDTTVTAVRDGDRLIVRTDGPKRIAGVEFAGPGAPVVIN, encoded by the coding sequence ATGCCGTACCGTCCCCCGCTGATCGCGCGTGAGTACTTCGTCGCGGACCCTCCCGAGCTGCCCGTCCGCGAGCACGGCGAGGAAGGGCTGTCGGCGCTGACCCGCGCGGAGGTGATCACCTCCGACGGGTCGGGCGTGACGCTGAAGGGCGGCACCTCGGCCGGGGAGACGCTCGTCGTCCGGCTCAGCGTCGCCGGGGAGGGCGTGATCCGGGTGCGGCTCGCCGAGGACCCGGACGCCCGGACCCGGTCCGCGCGGGCGATCACGATGGTCACCCCCGGCGGGTACGGTGCGGCGGTGGTGACGGCCGACGCCGAGCGGGTGGTGCTCGACGCCGGCTCACTGCGCGCCGAGGTCCGGCTCAACCCGTGGAATGTCCGCTTCACCGACCCCGCCGGGCGGACGCTGGTGGAGCAGGATCCGGGCCGCAAGGACATCAGCGGCCGGCTGCGCACCCTGCCGTTCGGCCGCTCCCTCGTCGACGGGGTGCCCGTCGCCTACCATGAGACGTTCGTCGCCCCGGCGGACGAGGCGTTCTGCGGGTTCGGGGAGTCGTTCACCCCGCTCGACAAGCGCGGCCAGCGCCCGCTGATGTGGAACTTCGACGCGTTCGGCGCGGAGTCGCAGCGCGCGTACAAGAACGTGCCGTTCTATCTGTCGAGCCGGGGCTACGGGATCCTCGTCGACAGCGGCCTGCCGGTCGAGTTCGATGTCTGCCAGTCCACGCACAGCGCCGTGCAGATCATCGTGCCGGACGACCTCATCGACTACTACGTGATCGCCGGTCCGGCGCCCGCCGACGTGCTCCGCAGGTTCGGCGAGCTGACCGGCAAGCCGGTGCTCCCCCCGAAGTGGGCGTTCGGCACGTGGATCTCCTCCGGGTTCCTCCCCGACAGCCAGGAGCGGGTGCTCGAGCGGGCGAGGAAGATCAGGGAGAAGGGCATCCCCTGCGACGTCCTCCACCTGGACACCTACTGGCAGACCGAGGGCCACTGGTCCGACCTGCGGTGGGATCCGGAGCGTTTCCCCGACCCGGTGGGCATGCTCGCTAGGCTCAAGGAGCAGGGCTTCCGGGTCTGCCTCTGGATGAACCCGTACATCTCCCACCTCAGTCCCCTGTTCCAGGAGGCCGCGGCGAAGGGCTACTTCCTGAGAAGACCGGACGGCGAGGTCTACGTCGCCGACTGCTGGCACGGCTCCCACCCGCCCTGCGGCATCATCGACTTCACCAACCCCGCGGCCGTGGAGTGGTTCAAAGGGCTGCTCCGTGAGCGGCTGCGCGAGGGCGTGTCCGTGTTCAAGACCGACTTCGCCGAGGGCGTCCCGGCCGACGCCGTCGCCCACAACGGCATGACCGGCACCGACCTGCACAACGTCTACACGCTCCTCTTCAACGACGTGGTCGCCGAGGTGACCCGGGAGCTCGCCGGGCACGGCATGGTGTGGGCGCGCTCGTCGTACCTGGGCGGGCAGCGGCACCCCGCTCAGTGGAGCGGCGACGTCGACGCCGTCTACCCGGCGATGGGCAGCACCATCCGGGGCGGCCTGTCGCACGGGCTCTCCGGCATCCCCTTCTGGAGCCACGACGTGGGCGGGTTCACCGGCACGCCCACCCCCGACCTCTACGTCAGGTGGGCGCAGTTCGGCGCGCTCTCCCCGCTCGTCCGGTTCCACGGCACCACCAGCCGCGAGCCGTGGGAGTTCCCGCCGGAGGCGGAACGCGCCGCGATCGAGGCGATCCGGCTGCGCTACCGGCTGATGCCGTACATCTACTCGGCGGCCGTGACCGCGGCCGAGACGGGAACCCCGATGATGCGCGCGCTCTGCGTCGACTTCCCGGACGATCCGGTCGCCTGGCGGGCGGACCTGGAGTACCTGCTCGGGACCGACCTGCTCGTCGCCCCGATGATCTCGGCCGACGGCACCAGGAAGGTCTACCTGCCTGCGGGGGTGTGGGTGGACTACTGGACGGCCGAGCCGATCACGGGCGGCCGCTACATCACGGTCTCGCCGCCGCTCGACCGGTGCCCCCTGTTCGTACGGCACGGCGCGCTGATCCCGGTCACCGAACCCCGGGACACGGTCGCCGACGACCCGCCGATCACGATCGTCGTCTTCGGCCTGCCCGAGCGCGAGAGCCGTACCACGATCAGAGATCTCGACGGGGACACCACGGTGACGGCCGTCCGGGACGGCGACCGGCTGATCGTCCGCACCGACGGCCCCAAGCGGATCGCCGGTGTCGAGTTCGCGGGCCCCGGTGCCCCGGTCGTCATCAACTAG
- a CDS encoding Fpg/Nei family DNA glycosylase has protein sequence MPEGHIIHRLAAEYARSFAGGPVAVSSPQGKFSDSAALLDGQRMHGTDAHGKHLFLGFGPLGWVRIHLGLYGKVTFGDDPAPAPVGAVRLRLAGGGRWADLRGPAACELITDEEKRAVHARLGPDPLRDGDDPERAWARISRSRAPIAALLLDQRVIAGVGNVYRAEVLFRHGIDPYRPGCELTRAEWEALWSDLAGLMRQGVANGRIDTVRPEHTPEAMGRPPRVDDHGGEVYVYRRAGSPCHVCGAEIRTAELESRNLYWCPACQRR, from the coding sequence ATGCCAGAAGGACACATCATCCACCGGCTCGCCGCCGAGTACGCCCGGTCCTTCGCCGGCGGCCCGGTCGCGGTGAGCAGCCCGCAGGGCAAGTTCTCCGACAGTGCCGCGCTGCTGGACGGGCAGCGGATGCACGGCACCGACGCCCACGGCAAGCACCTGTTCCTCGGTTTCGGCCCGCTCGGCTGGGTGCGGATCCACCTCGGCCTCTACGGCAAGGTCACCTTCGGCGACGACCCGGCCCCGGCGCCGGTCGGTGCGGTACGGCTCCGCCTGGCCGGCGGCGGCCGCTGGGCCGACCTGCGCGGCCCGGCCGCGTGCGAGCTGATCACCGATGAGGAGAAGCGGGCGGTGCACGCCCGCCTCGGCCCCGACCCGCTGCGGGACGGCGACGACCCGGAGCGCGCCTGGGCCCGGATCTCCCGGTCCCGGGCGCCGATCGCCGCGCTCCTCCTGGACCAGCGGGTGATCGCCGGGGTGGGCAACGTCTACCGGGCCGAGGTGCTCTTCCGGCACGGCATCGACCCGTACCGGCCGGGGTGCGAGCTCACCCGGGCCGAGTGGGAGGCCCTCTGGTCCGACCTGGCCGGGCTGATGCGCCAGGGGGTGGCGAACGGCCGGATCGACACGGTCCGGCCCGAGCACACGCCCGAGGCGATGGGCCGGCCGCCCCGGGTCGACGACCACGGGGGCGAGGTCTACGTCTACCGCCGGGCCGGATCCCCCTGCCACGTCTGCGGCGCCGAGATCCGCACCGCGGAGCTGGAGTCGCGCAACCTCTACTGGTGCCCGGCCTGCCAGCGGCGCTGA
- the nrdR gene encoding transcriptional regulator NrdR: MHCPFCRHPDTRVIDSRTTEDGAAIRRRRTCPECNRRFTTQETVLLMVSKRSGVTEPFSREKVIAGVRRACQGRPVSEDALAMLGQKVEESIRAKGVAEIASHDVGLAILGPLRELDEVAYLRFASVYRGFETLEDFEAEIKRLREERARAEER, translated from the coding sequence ATGCACTGTCCGTTCTGTCGCCATCCGGACACCCGGGTCATCGACAGCCGAACGACCGAGGACGGCGCCGCCATCCGCCGCAGGCGCACCTGCCCCGAGTGCAACCGCAGGTTCACCACCCAGGAGACCGTGCTGCTCATGGTGAGCAAGCGCAGCGGCGTCACCGAGCCCTTCTCCCGGGAGAAGGTCATCGCCGGCGTACGGCGGGCCTGCCAGGGCAGGCCGGTGAGCGAGGATGCTCTCGCCATGCTCGGGCAGAAGGTGGAGGAGAGCATCCGGGCCAAGGGCGTGGCGGAGATCGCATCCCACGACGTGGGGCTGGCCATCCTCGGCCCGCTCCGCGAGCTGGACGAGGTCGCCTACCTCCGGTTCGCCTCCGTCTACCGCGGGTTCGAGACCCTTGAGGACTTCGAAGCCGAGATCAAGCGGCTGCGGGAGGAGCGGGCACGGGCGGAGGAACGATAG
- a CDS encoding YbjN domain-containing protein, which yields MTPSPPVVRPDRQLVEEILNELELGYTVDSEGDLAIATPQLTVYFLFGQEGALFTVRTFYERKFSVADKPKLLTALNEWNVDTVWPKVYAYTQDNGVVRVIGDSQLYCGAGVTREHLTTVIAHWTRSAIRFHRWLTDRLAYEIG from the coding sequence ATGACCCCATCCCCTCCCGTGGTCCGGCCGGATCGGCAGCTCGTCGAAGAGATCCTCAACGAGCTGGAGCTCGGCTACACCGTGGACTCGGAAGGGGATCTGGCGATCGCCACGCCGCAGCTCACGGTGTACTTCCTCTTCGGCCAGGAGGGCGCGCTGTTCACGGTGCGCACCTTTTATGAAAGGAAGTTCTCGGTCGCGGACAAGCCGAAACTGCTCACCGCGCTCAACGAGTGGAACGTGGACACCGTCTGGCCGAAGGTCTACGCCTACACCCAGGACAACGGGGTGGTCCGGGTGATCGGCGACTCCCAGCTCTACTGCGGCGCCGGGGTGACCAGGGAGCACCTCACCACGGTGATCGCCCACTGGACGCGATCCGCGATCCGGTTCCACCGCTGGCTCACCGACCGCCTCGCGTACGAGATCGGCTGA
- a CDS encoding nitronate monooxygenase, whose translation MARFDFRDLDRPVVAAPMAGGPSTPELAAAVSNAGGLGFLAAGYLSAEALAERISAARKLTTGPLGVNLFVPQPSTVTGAELARYAAALAGEARRYGAEPGEPRFDDDAWAAKLDVVAELRPEVVSFTFGVASAAECARLRAAGITTVGSVTSAEEARRAVAAGVDALVVQGPDAGGHRATFDPLATPNPEPLDRLLAAVRAAVDVPVAAAGGLVDADGVARVLAAGAVAAQCGTAFLLAGEAGTSAVQRSALTDPRFTETVVTKAFSGRYARGLRNRFIDEHDAEAPLGYPQVHHLTAPLRAAAARAGDPHGTNIWAGTGFRRITAAPAAEIVAGLC comes from the coding sequence ATGGCTCGCTTCGACTTCCGTGACCTGGACCGGCCGGTGGTGGCCGCCCCGATGGCCGGCGGCCCGTCCACCCCCGAGCTCGCCGCCGCCGTGTCGAACGCCGGCGGGCTGGGGTTCCTGGCGGCCGGTTACCTCTCCGCCGAGGCGCTGGCCGAGCGGATCAGCGCCGCCCGGAAGCTCACCACCGGGCCGCTGGGGGTGAACCTCTTCGTGCCGCAGCCGAGCACGGTCACCGGCGCCGAGCTCGCGCGCTACGCCGCCGCGCTCGCCGGGGAGGCGCGCCGGTACGGCGCCGAGCCCGGTGAGCCCCGGTTCGACGACGACGCCTGGGCGGCCAAGCTCGACGTGGTCGCCGAGCTGCGCCCGGAGGTGGTGTCGTTCACCTTCGGGGTGGCCTCGGCGGCCGAGTGCGCCCGGCTGCGCGCCGCCGGCATCACCACGGTCGGCTCGGTCACCTCCGCCGAGGAGGCGCGCCGCGCGGTGGCGGCCGGGGTGGACGCGCTGGTGGTGCAGGGGCCCGACGCGGGCGGGCACCGGGCCACCTTCGACCCGCTGGCCACCCCGAACCCCGAGCCGCTGGACCGGTTGCTGGCCGCGGTGCGGGCCGCGGTCGACGTGCCGGTGGCCGCCGCGGGCGGGCTGGTCGACGCCGACGGCGTGGCGCGGGTGCTCGCCGCCGGGGCGGTAGCCGCCCAGTGCGGCACCGCGTTCCTGCTCGCCGGCGAGGCCGGCACCTCGGCGGTGCAGCGCTCCGCGCTCACCGATCCGCGGTTCACCGAGACCGTCGTGACCAAGGCGTTCTCGGGCCGGTACGCGCGCGGCCTGCGCAACCGGTTCATCGACGAGCACGACGCCGAGGCCCCGCTGGGCTACCCGCAGGTGCACCATCTGACGGCTCCGCTGCGGGCCGCGGCGGCGCGTGCGGGGGATCCGCACGGCACGAACATCTGGGCCGGTACCGGGTTCCGGCGCATCACCGCCGCCCCCGCCGCCGAGATCGTGGCCGGGCTCTGCTGA
- a CDS encoding vitamin B12-dependent ribonucleotide reductase, which translates to MTEIADGTTGGAGGQGGRRSRKGLKIKRIFTTPGVHPYDEVEWERRDVVMTNWRDGSVNFEQRGVEFPSFWSMNATNIVTTKYFRGALGTPQREWSLKQVVDRVVGVYTKTGLEHGYFATEEDAEIFDHELKYALIHQIFSFNSPVWFNVGTASPQQVSACFILSVDDTMESILEWYKEEGLIFKGGSGAGVNLSRIRSSKELLSSGGTASGPVSFMRGADASAGTIKSGGATRRAAKMVVLDVDHPDIVEFIESKAREEQKIRVLRDAGFDMDLGGRDIVSVQYQNANNSVRVSDEFMRAVENGGKFGLRARLTGEVIEEVDARELFRKMAQAAWECGDPGIQYDDTINDWHTCPESGRITASNPCSEYVHLDNSSCNLASINLMKFLRDDDTFDVESFTKMVELIITAMDISITFADFPTQKIAETTRAFRQLGIGYANLGALLMATGHAYDSDGGRALAAAITSLMTAVAYRRSAELAEVVGPYQGYQRNAEPHKRVIRKHVAANTQLRTYEAMDSAIHAEATRQWDRCVKLGEKHGYRNAQVSLLAPTGTIGLMMDCDTTGIEPDLALVKIKKLVGGGSMKIVNQTVPRALRKLGYQDEQIEAIVEYISEHGHVVDAPGLKPEHYAVFDCAMGERAIAPMGHVRMMAAVQPFLSGAISKTVNLPESATVEDIEQVYMAGWKLGLKALAVYRDNCKVGQPLSAAKKQPESKPEVQIVEVPRPQRRRLPNQRPSTTTRFTVGGAKGYMTASTYPDDGLGEVFLKMSKQGSTLAGVMDAFSIAISIGLQYGVPLETYVQKFVNMRFEPAGMTDDPDIRMAQSVMDYIFRRLALDYLPYEQRAALGIFSAAERAAQQRGEDPAALHEVDTAALAQSAPIEVRKDVPAQPAQGTASGTSLESRQGRTADAPLCLTCGMKMRPAGSCYVCESCGSTSGCS; encoded by the coding sequence ATGACGGAGATCGCGGACGGCACCACCGGTGGTGCCGGTGGACAGGGGGGCAGGCGTTCGCGGAAAGGCTTGAAGATCAAGCGGATCTTCACCACTCCCGGGGTCCATCCCTACGACGAGGTCGAGTGGGAGCGCCGCGACGTCGTGATGACGAACTGGCGCGACGGCTCCGTCAACTTCGAGCAGCGCGGCGTCGAGTTCCCCTCCTTCTGGTCGATGAACGCGACCAACATCGTGACCACCAAGTACTTCCGCGGCGCCCTGGGCACCCCGCAGCGCGAGTGGAGCCTCAAGCAGGTCGTCGACCGGGTGGTCGGCGTCTACACCAAGACAGGGCTCGAGCACGGCTACTTCGCCACCGAAGAGGACGCCGAGATCTTCGACCATGAGCTCAAGTACGCGCTGATCCACCAGATCTTCAGCTTCAACTCGCCGGTCTGGTTCAACGTCGGCACCGCCTCGCCCCAGCAGGTAAGCGCCTGCTTCATCCTCTCGGTCGACGACACCATGGAGTCGATCCTCGAGTGGTACAAGGAGGAGGGGCTGATCTTCAAGGGCGGCTCCGGTGCCGGGGTCAACCTCTCCCGGATCCGCTCCTCCAAGGAGCTGCTGTCGAGCGGTGGCACCGCGAGCGGCCCGGTCTCCTTCATGCGGGGTGCCGACGCGTCGGCCGGCACGATCAAGTCGGGCGGCGCGACCCGGCGGGCGGCGAAGATGGTCGTCCTCGACGTCGACCACCCGGACATCGTCGAGTTCATCGAGTCGAAGGCGCGCGAGGAGCAGAAGATCCGCGTGCTCCGGGACGCCGGCTTCGACATGGACCTCGGCGGCCGCGACATCGTCTCCGTGCAGTACCAGAACGCCAACAACTCGGTCCGCGTCTCCGACGAGTTCATGCGCGCGGTCGAGAACGGCGGCAAGTTCGGGCTGCGCGCCCGGCTCACCGGCGAGGTCATCGAGGAGGTCGACGCCCGGGAGCTCTTCCGCAAGATGGCCCAGGCCGCGTGGGAGTGCGGCGACCCGGGGATCCAGTACGACGACACGATCAACGACTGGCACACCTGCCCGGAGAGCGGCCGGATCACGGCGAGCAACCCGTGCTCGGAGTACGTCCACCTGGACAACTCCTCGTGCAACCTCGCCTCGATCAACCTGATGAAGTTCCTCCGCGACGACGACACCTTCGACGTCGAGTCCTTCACGAAGATGGTCGAGCTGATCATCACCGCGATGGACATCTCGATCACCTTCGCGGACTTCCCGACGCAGAAGATCGCGGAGACCACCCGGGCCTTCCGGCAGCTCGGCATCGGGTACGCCAACCTCGGGGCGCTCCTCATGGCGACCGGCCACGCGTACGACTCCGACGGCGGGCGGGCCCTCGCCGCCGCGATCACCTCGCTGATGACCGCCGTCGCCTACCGGCGTTCGGCCGAGCTCGCCGAGGTGGTCGGGCCGTACCAGGGCTATCAGCGGAACGCCGAGCCGCACAAGCGGGTCATCCGCAAGCACGTGGCGGCCAACACCCAGCTCCGCACCTATGAGGCGATGGACTCCGCCATCCACGCCGAGGCCACCCGGCAGTGGGACAGGTGCGTCAAGCTGGGGGAGAAGCACGGCTACCGCAACGCCCAGGTCAGCCTGCTCGCGCCCACCGGCACCATCGGCCTGATGATGGACTGCGACACCACCGGCATCGAGCCCGACCTCGCCCTCGTCAAGATCAAGAAGCTCGTCGGCGGCGGCTCGATGAAGATCGTCAACCAGACGGTGCCGCGGGCGCTCCGCAAGCTCGGCTACCAGGACGAGCAGATCGAGGCGATCGTCGAGTACATCAGCGAGCACGGGCACGTGGTGGACGCCCCCGGCCTCAAGCCCGAGCACTACGCGGTGTTCGACTGCGCCATGGGCGAGCGGGCGATCGCCCCGATGGGGCACGTCCGGATGATGGCGGCGGTCCAGCCGTTCCTCTCCGGCGCGATCTCCAAGACGGTGAACCTGCCCGAGTCGGCCACGGTCGAGGACATCGAGCAGGTGTACATGGCGGGCTGGAAGCTCGGGCTGAAGGCGCTCGCCGTGTACCGGGACAACTGCAAGGTCGGGCAGCCGCTCTCGGCGGCGAAGAAGCAGCCGGAGAGCAAGCCCGAGGTGCAGATCGTCGAGGTCCCGCGGCCGCAGCGCCGCCGGCTGCCGAACCAGCGGCCGAGCACCACCACGCGGTTCACCGTGGGCGGCGCCAAGGGCTACATGACCGCCTCGACCTACCCGGACGACGGGCTGGGCGAGGTGTTCCTCAAGATGTCCAAGCAGGGCTCGACCCTCGCCGGCGTCATGGACGCCTTCTCCATCGCCATCTCGATCGGCCTGCAGTACGGCGTGCCGCTCGAGACGTACGTGCAGAAGTTCGTGAACATGCGGTTCGAGCCGGCCGGGATGACCGACGACCCGGACATCCGGATGGCCCAGTCGGTCATGGACTACATCTTCCGGAGGCTCGCGCTCGACTACCTGCCGTACGAGCAGCGGGCCGCGCTCGGCATCTTCTCGGCCGCCGAGCGGGCCGCGCAGCAGCGGGGCGAGGACCCGGCCGCGCTGCACGAGGTGGACACGGCCGCCCTCGCCCAGTCCGCCCCGATCGAGGTGCGCAAGGACGTGCCCGCCCAGCCGGCGCAGGGCACGGCGAGCGGCACCTCGCTCGAGAGCCGGCAGGGCCGGACCGCCGACGCCCCGCTCTGCCTGACCTGCGGGATGAAGATGCGCCCGGCGGGGAGCTGCTACGTCTGCGAGAGCTGCGGCAGCACGAGCGGCTGCAGCTGA
- a CDS encoding LysR family transcriptional regulator gives MPDPHHPPPPALRADDIDLTLLRTFLAAHRAGSMTKAAAELGLSQPGVTSQIRRLERRLGVTLFHRAGRGLTPTAAGDELALRIGPHLDALTAALNEAVTTDESPFTRTVLLGGPPELTAVRVLPSLAGLYPRGLRVRVTTGLADDLLAELAGGGLDLVVSTIRPRGRAITGVPIADEEFVLVASPELAAGLDRDRLAADPAAVLANLPVVAYSEELPILRRYWRHVFGRPAPHAPPAVVVADLRAVAAACAAGAGYTVLPRYLIGDLLDAGRLVILHEPEDPPINTFYLAWRSSAVPHPAVEAVRAHLQESAAGW, from the coding sequence ATGCCGGACCCCCATCACCCGCCCCCGCCGGCCCTCCGCGCCGACGACATCGACCTGACGCTGCTGCGCACGTTCCTCGCCGCGCACCGCGCGGGCTCCATGACGAAGGCGGCGGCCGAGCTGGGCCTGTCGCAGCCCGGGGTGACCTCCCAGATCCGGCGGCTGGAGCGGCGGCTCGGCGTCACCCTCTTCCACCGGGCCGGCCGGGGCCTGACGCCCACCGCCGCCGGAGACGAGCTCGCCCTCCGCATCGGCCCGCACCTCGACGCGCTGACCGCGGCGCTCAACGAGGCCGTGACCACGGACGAGTCCCCGTTCACCCGCACGGTGCTGCTCGGCGGCCCGCCCGAGCTCACCGCCGTCCGGGTGCTGCCGTCGCTCGCCGGGCTCTATCCGCGCGGGCTGCGGGTACGGGTCACCACCGGCCTCGCCGACGACCTGCTGGCCGAGCTGGCGGGCGGCGGCCTGGACCTGGTCGTCTCCACGATCCGCCCACGGGGCCGGGCCATCACCGGGGTGCCGATCGCCGATGAGGAGTTCGTCCTCGTCGCCTCCCCGGAGCTCGCCGCCGGCCTCGACCGCGACCGGCTCGCCGCCGACCCGGCGGCCGTGCTGGCCAACCTCCCGGTGGTCGCCTATAGCGAGGAGCTCCCGATCCTGCGCCGCTACTGGCGGCACGTCTTCGGCCGCCCCGCGCCGCACGCGCCGCCCGCGGTGGTCGTCGCGGACCTGCGCGCGGTCGCCGCCGCCTGCGCCGCGGGCGCCGGCTACACCGTGCTGCCCCGCTACCTGATCGGCGATCTGCTCGACGCCGGGCGGCTCGTCATCCTCCACGAGCCCGAGGACCCGCCGATCAACACCTTCTACCTGGCCTGGCGCTCCTCCGCGGTCCCGCACCCGGCCGTGGAGGCCGTGCGCGCCCACCTGCAGGAGAGCGCCGCCGGGTGGTGA
- a CDS encoding type 1 glutamine amidotransferase domain-containing protein produces MSSVASRDRVLIVLTSHGKLGDTGRSTGFYLPEVAHPWHVFTQAGLTVDLVSVQGGEPPMDGHDPADPVQQKFLEDPEMSAKLKSTPKPGEVDPSRYGIVFYAGGHGVMWDFPGNAGLAAIGRQVYEQGGVVAAVCHGPAGLVDLTLSDGSHLVAGKRVAAFTNDEEAAVGLTEVVPFLLADRLVERGAIHVPAPNFQANVIVDGRLVTGQNPASATGVAEAAVSVLREQEA; encoded by the coding sequence ATGTCCAGCGTCGCCTCGCGTGACCGCGTGCTGATCGTGCTCACCAGCCATGGGAAGCTCGGTGACACCGGGCGCAGCACCGGCTTCTACCTGCCGGAGGTCGCCCATCCGTGGCACGTGTTCACCCAGGCCGGCCTCACGGTCGATCTGGTGTCGGTGCAGGGCGGCGAGCCGCCGATGGACGGCCATGACCCGGCCGACCCGGTGCAGCAGAAGTTCCTCGAGGACCCGGAGATGTCGGCCAAGCTCAAGAGCACCCCGAAGCCGGGCGAGGTGGACCCGTCGCGGTACGGCATCGTGTTCTATGCGGGCGGGCACGGCGTGATGTGGGACTTCCCGGGGAACGCCGGGCTCGCCGCGATCGGCCGCCAGGTGTACGAGCAGGGCGGCGTGGTCGCCGCGGTCTGCCACGGCCCGGCCGGCCTGGTCGACCTCACGCTCAGCGACGGCAGCCACCTCGTCGCGGGCAAGCGGGTGGCCGCGTTCACCAACGACGAGGAGGCGGCGGTCGGCCTCACCGAGGTGGTGCCGTTCCTGCTCGCCGACCGGCTCGTGGAGCGCGGCGCGATCCACGTCCCCGCGCCGAACTTCCAGGCGAACGTCATCGTCGACGGCCGCCTGGTCACCGGCCAGAACCCGGCCTCCGCGACCGGCGTGGCCGAGGCCGCGGTCTCGGTCTTGCGGGAGCAGGAGGCGTAG
- the lexA gene encoding transcriptional repressor LexA, whose product MVSDRRERTEDVSDLAVRKRDALGLTPRQRKILEVIRDSVQRRGYPPSMREIGEAVQLTSTSSVSHQLSALQRKGYLRRDPHRPRALEVRLPGEPAFWVDPDASQGEEGTVSRPQTAYVPVVGRIAAGGPILAEQSIEDVFPLPRQLVGEGTLFLLRVTGDSMIEAAIADGDWVVVRQQPVAENGDIVAAMIDGEATVKRFKRKDGRVWLVPHNPNYEPIPGDEATILGKVVAVLRKL is encoded by the coding sequence ATGGTGAGTGACCGACGTGAGCGGACGGAGGACGTCAGCGACCTCGCCGTCCGCAAACGCGACGCGCTCGGTCTCACCCCGAGGCAGCGGAAGATCCTCGAGGTGATCCGCGACTCGGTCCAGCGGCGCGGATACCCGCCGTCGATGCGGGAGATCGGCGAAGCCGTCCAGCTCACCAGCACGTCCAGCGTGTCCCACCAGCTCAGCGCGCTCCAGCGCAAGGGCTACCTCCGCCGTGACCCCCACCGGCCGCGCGCTCTCGAGGTCCGCCTCCCCGGCGAGCCCGCGTTCTGGGTCGACCCCGACGCCTCCCAGGGCGAGGAGGGCACGGTCTCCCGCCCCCAGACGGCGTACGTCCCGGTGGTCGGCCGCATCGCCGCGGGCGGCCCGATCCTCGCCGAGCAGAGCATCGAGGACGTGTTCCCCCTGCCCCGGCAGCTCGTCGGCGAGGGGACGCTCTTCCTGCTCCGGGTGACCGGTGACTCGATGATCGAGGCGGCGATCGCCGACGGCGACTGGGTCGTGGTACGGCAGCAGCCGGTCGCGGAGAACGGCGACATCGTCGCCGCCATGATCGACGGCGAGGCCACGGTCAAGCGGTTCAAGCGCAAGGACGGGCGCGTCTGGCTCGTGCCGCACAACCCGAACTACGAGCCGATCCCCGGCGACGAGGCCACCATCCTCGGGAAGGTCGTGGCCGTCCTCCGCAAGCTCTGA